A genomic window from Diospyros lotus cultivar Yz01 chromosome 2, ASM1463336v1, whole genome shotgun sequence includes:
- the LOC127794603 gene encoding transcription initiation factor TFIID subunit 15 isoform X1, whose product MGSREKEQAAPHQPLLSSLVVRPSDSGAGGGGGSDYEPGEVRRDPPPYSRSGRFSDTHGYRIRAGSGSPVRRRNADHRYSPDLDHLVGPPRGRGYGSAKSPGRYRDYSPPYGRGRGGSRFMDRDFDRPGFGPGPFRGEAIPRNNPNVRPREGDWICPDPSCNNLNFARREYCNNCNRFRYPSRGSPPRRGYPGPPPPHAPPRRFPGLPIDRSPIRAMNGGYRSPPRGWARDGPRESGAGGLPHARYEDSFADHMRRDRMDDYPDDDFRERSKFGRPMPLDLGSRDRGRDDFFNERKGYERRPPSPRLPPLLPPHRGRWPRDVRERSRSPIRGGPPLKEYRRDVYMGRGGRDERRNRIGDTY is encoded by the exons ATGGGCTCGCGGGAGAAGGAACAGGCGGCTCCGCATCAGCCTCTATTGAGTAGCCTTGTGGTGCGGCCGTCGGACAGCGGCGCCgggggaggaggaggaagtGATTACGAGCCCGGCGAGGTTCGTCGCGATCCGCCTCCGTATTCACGCTCCGGTCGATTCTCTGATACGCATg GGTATAGAATTCGTGCAGGTTCTGGTTCTCCTGTGCGCCGCAGAAATGCAGATCACCGCTACAGTCCTGATTTGGATCATCTGGTTGGCCCGCCACGGGGTCGTGGGTATGGCAGTGCAAAATCTCCTGGTAGATATCGAGACTATTCACCCCCTTATGGTCGTGGGAGAGGAGGCAGTAGGTTTATGGATAGAGACTTTGACAGGCCTGGATTTGGTCCTGGACCATTCAGAGGCGAAGCCATTCCTAGAAATAATCCTAATGTACGTCCAAGAGAAGGAGACTGGATATGCCCTGATCCCTC ATGCAACAACTTGAACTTTGCTAGGCGTGAGTATTGTAACAACTGCAACAGGTTCCGTTACCCTTCTAGGGGAAGTCCACCACGGAGAGGATATCCTGGTCCACCTCCTCCCCATGCTCCACCTCGACGTTTCCCTGGTCTTCCAATTGATCGTTCTCCCATTAGGGCTATGAATGGTGGCTATAGGTCCCCTCCTCGTGGTTGGGCGAGAGATGGTCCAAGAGAATCGGGGGCGGGTGGTCTGCCCCATGCAAGGTATGAAGACAGTTTTGCTGATCACATGCGCAGAGATAGGATGGACGACTACCCTGATGATGATTTCAGAGAGAGGAGCAAGTTCGGTAGACCAATGCCCTTGGATTTGGGAAGCAGGGACCGTGGAAGGGATGACTTCTTCAATGAGAGGAAGGGGTATGAACGGCGCCCACCATCTCCGCGGCTGCCACCACTGCTGCCTCCTCATCGGGGTCGATGGCCTCGTGATGTGAGAGAGAGGAGCCGTTCTCCAATTAGAGGTGGACCACCACTTAAGGAATATCGTCGGGATGTTTACATGGGACGCGGTGGACGAGACGAGCGGCGTAATAGGATTGGTGATACATATTAG
- the LOC127794603 gene encoding transcription initiation factor TFIID subunit 15 isoform X2 has translation MGLVLWSCSSIMQAPHIEGYRIRAGSGSPVRRRNADHRYSPDLDHLVGPPRGRGYGSAKSPGRYRDYSPPYGRGRGGSRFMDRDFDRPGFGPGPFRGEAIPRNNPNVRPREGDWICPDPSCNNLNFARREYCNNCNRFRYPSRGSPPRRGYPGPPPPHAPPRRFPGLPIDRSPIRAMNGGYRSPPRGWARDGPRESGAGGLPHARYEDSFADHMRRDRMDDYPDDDFRERSKFGRPMPLDLGSRDRGRDDFFNERKGYERRPPSPRLPPLLPPHRGRWPRDVRERSRSPIRGGPPLKEYRRDVYMGRGGRDERRNRIGDTY, from the exons ATGGGTTTGGTACTGTGGTCTTGCAGCTCCATCATGCAGGCCCCGCATATTGAAG GGTATAGAATTCGTGCAGGTTCTGGTTCTCCTGTGCGCCGCAGAAATGCAGATCACCGCTACAGTCCTGATTTGGATCATCTGGTTGGCCCGCCACGGGGTCGTGGGTATGGCAGTGCAAAATCTCCTGGTAGATATCGAGACTATTCACCCCCTTATGGTCGTGGGAGAGGAGGCAGTAGGTTTATGGATAGAGACTTTGACAGGCCTGGATTTGGTCCTGGACCATTCAGAGGCGAAGCCATTCCTAGAAATAATCCTAATGTACGTCCAAGAGAAGGAGACTGGATATGCCCTGATCCCTC ATGCAACAACTTGAACTTTGCTAGGCGTGAGTATTGTAACAACTGCAACAGGTTCCGTTACCCTTCTAGGGGAAGTCCACCACGGAGAGGATATCCTGGTCCACCTCCTCCCCATGCTCCACCTCGACGTTTCCCTGGTCTTCCAATTGATCGTTCTCCCATTAGGGCTATGAATGGTGGCTATAGGTCCCCTCCTCGTGGTTGGGCGAGAGATGGTCCAAGAGAATCGGGGGCGGGTGGTCTGCCCCATGCAAGGTATGAAGACAGTTTTGCTGATCACATGCGCAGAGATAGGATGGACGACTACCCTGATGATGATTTCAGAGAGAGGAGCAAGTTCGGTAGACCAATGCCCTTGGATTTGGGAAGCAGGGACCGTGGAAGGGATGACTTCTTCAATGAGAGGAAGGGGTATGAACGGCGCCCACCATCTCCGCGGCTGCCACCACTGCTGCCTCCTCATCGGGGTCGATGGCCTCGTGATGTGAGAGAGAGGAGCCGTTCTCCAATTAGAGGTGGACCACCACTTAAGGAATATCGTCGGGATGTTTACATGGGACGCGGTGGACGAGACGAGCGGCGTAATAGGATTGGTGATACATATTAG